Proteins co-encoded in one Ralstonia sp. RRA genomic window:
- a CDS encoding MlaD family protein, translated as MRPIDHPLPEITPRRRWLPSMVWLVPLIAALIGLALVAKTIAEKGPAVTVTFANAEGLEAGKTKVKYKDVEIGTIQSISLTPDLKRVMVKIQLAREAERFASKDTRFWVVRPRVGASGISGLGTLLSGAYIGVDIGHSKDSQTQFVGLESPPSVTTDQQGRQFSLHGDSLGSVDIGAPVFYRHLQVGQVVGFALDKQGGGVQVNVFVNAPYDKYVGTNTRWWHASGVDLRLDSNGLKLNTQSLATVIVGGLAFQTPQGQADGPPPPDSTVFQLASDEADAMREPDGAPLTVVMRFNQSLRGLSVGAPVDLRGIALGNVTDIGIEYDEAAKTFSMRVMMALYPSRLSRRINTSLPAPDTPGGHELLQHLVMQGLRGQLRMGNLLTGQLYVALDMFPKAPRATVDVHRSPVELPTVPNSLDELQVQLADIAKKLNQVPFDKIGNNLNGALDNANRLFGHLDTEVVPQARDTLASAQQTFNAAQATLRQDSPLQSDVHEAMQELTRTLQSLNALTDYLERHPESLLFGKKGDAR; from the coding sequence ATGCGTCCTATCGATCACCCCCTTCCCGAGATCACGCCCCGGCGGCGCTGGCTTCCCTCAATGGTCTGGCTCGTGCCGCTGATTGCGGCCTTGATCGGGCTCGCGCTGGTCGCCAAGACCATCGCCGAGAAAGGCCCGGCAGTGACCGTCACCTTTGCCAATGCCGAAGGCCTTGAGGCCGGCAAGACGAAGGTGAAGTACAAGGACGTTGAGATCGGCACGATTCAATCCATCTCGCTCACCCCGGATCTCAAGCGCGTGATGGTGAAGATCCAACTGGCGCGCGAAGCCGAACGTTTTGCAAGCAAGGACACCCGGTTCTGGGTGGTCCGGCCACGTGTGGGCGCCAGCGGCATTTCCGGGCTCGGCACGTTGCTTTCGGGCGCGTACATCGGCGTGGATATTGGTCATTCCAAAGACAGCCAGACCCAGTTCGTGGGGCTGGAGAGTCCGCCCTCCGTCACCACCGATCAGCAAGGGCGCCAGTTCTCGCTGCACGGCGATTCGCTCGGGTCCGTCGATATTGGTGCGCCGGTGTTCTATCGCCATCTGCAAGTGGGGCAGGTGGTGGGCTTTGCGCTGGACAAGCAAGGTGGGGGCGTGCAAGTGAACGTGTTCGTGAACGCGCCCTACGACAAGTACGTCGGCACCAACACGCGCTGGTGGCACGCCAGCGGGGTGGACCTGCGGCTCGATTCCAACGGGTTGAAGCTGAATACGCAGTCGCTTGCCACCGTCATCGTCGGCGGCCTGGCGTTCCAGACGCCACAGGGCCAGGCGGATGGGCCTCCGCCGCCCGATAGCACCGTGTTCCAGCTGGCATCCGATGAAGCCGACGCCATGCGAGAGCCCGACGGTGCGCCGCTGACTGTGGTCATGCGGTTCAACCAGTCGCTGCGCGGCCTGTCTGTCGGCGCACCGGTGGATTTGCGCGGCATTGCGCTGGGCAACGTCACGGACATCGGCATCGAATACGACGAGGCAGCGAAAACGTTCAGCATGCGGGTCATGATGGCGCTGTATCCATCGCGGCTCAGCCGGCGCATCAACACATCGCTTCCTGCACCCGATACGCCGGGCGGCCATGAACTGCTGCAGCACTTGGTCATGCAGGGGCTGCGCGGGCAGCTTCGCATGGGCAACCTGCTGACGGGCCAGCTGTACGTGGCGCTCGACATGTTCCCCAAGGCGCCGCGTGCAACGGTCGATGTCCACCGCTCGCCGGTGGAGTTGCCGACCGTTCCGAATTCGCTGGACGAATTGCAGGTGCAGCTTGCCGACATCGCGAAGAAGCTGAACCAGGTGCCCTTCGACAAGATCGGCAACAACCTGAACGGCGCGCTCGACAATGCAAACCGCCTGTTCGGTCATCTGGATACCGAAGTGGTGCCGCAGGCGCGGGACACGCTGGCATCCGCACAGCAGACGTTCAACGCTGCACAGGCGACCTTGCGGCAGGACTCGCCGCTCCAGTCCGATGTGCACGAGGCGATGCAGGAACTGACGCGCACGCTTCAGTCGCTCAATGCGCTGACGGACTATCTGGAGCGCCATCCGGAATCGCTGCTGTTCGGCAAGAAAGGAGATGCGCGGTGA
- a CDS encoding PqiC family protein encodes MSVSWFPMCRVLAGVVACVTLAACSSPPARFHRLAADDEVAVAAPVSALLVDVLPVRVPPSVAGRRLVVQRSSGQVDVLEMDRWASPLADEIRAALSSGLALRTSATDLHGLPYGGERPVYRVAVDVQRFDAWPGSSVLIDAVWTIRTAEDRPMLTCRSVVREDVPAGIDGVVQGQRRALNALASQMAEPLLAYAAAPSEAARPMPGCVDSSASMLAK; translated from the coding sequence GTGAGTGTGTCCTGGTTCCCAATGTGCCGCGTACTTGCTGGCGTGGTTGCCTGTGTCACGCTGGCGGCATGTAGCTCGCCGCCGGCGCGTTTCCATCGCTTGGCTGCGGACGATGAGGTTGCGGTGGCAGCACCTGTATCGGCGTTGCTGGTTGACGTGCTGCCCGTTCGTGTTCCGCCGTCGGTGGCGGGCAGGCGGCTGGTGGTGCAGCGCAGCTCAGGCCAGGTCGACGTGCTCGAGATGGACCGCTGGGCTTCGCCCTTGGCCGATGAGATTCGTGCGGCGCTGTCGTCGGGGCTGGCGTTGCGGACCAGCGCCACGGACCTGCACGGCCTTCCCTACGGTGGAGAACGCCCGGTTTACCGGGTGGCCGTGGATGTACAGCGGTTCGATGCGTGGCCCGGCTCGTCTGTCTTGATCGACGCCGTCTGGACGATTCGCACCGCCGAAGATCGCCCAATGCTGACGTGCCGCAGTGTCGTTCGCGAAGACGTGCCCGCAGGCATTGACGGCGTGGTGCAGGGCCAGCGGCGTGCCTTGAACGCGCTGGCTTCGCAGATGGCGGAGCCGCTCCTGGCTTACGCTGCTGCACCATCAGAGGCGGCGCGGCCGATGCCAGGTTGCGTGGATTCGTCGGCCAGTATGTTGGCCAAGTGA
- a CDS encoding TetR/AcrR family transcriptional regulator, with protein sequence MATTETRRTPKRATTKTPPPPAPAVEEREPRGARRKRETRARLLDAALRLMADRGMEGVAINEITEAADVGFGSFYNHFESKEAIYAALVSSVFEEFADSLDKVTGGLDDPAEIISVSVRHTLVRARREPVWGRFLIREGFSARVLTHGLGQRLRRDIERGIAAKRFVVADPFIGFLSVGGTVLTAISAELNFLAPGAPAADILKELGFTGEHFPERTAAVLLQTLGLKRAEAEKVAARPLPVVEIADSAS encoded by the coding sequence ATGGCCACCACCGAGACTCGCCGAACCCCGAAGCGCGCCACCACAAAGACGCCTCCCCCTCCGGCGCCTGCCGTTGAGGAACGCGAGCCCCGTGGTGCACGGCGCAAGCGGGAAACACGCGCACGGCTGCTGGATGCCGCACTCCGGCTCATGGCCGATCGCGGCATGGAAGGTGTGGCCATCAACGAAATTACCGAGGCGGCAGACGTCGGTTTCGGCTCGTTCTACAACCACTTCGAATCGAAGGAAGCCATCTACGCCGCGCTGGTGAGCTCGGTGTTTGAAGAGTTCGCCGATTCGCTCGACAAGGTGACGGGGGGGCTAGACGACCCGGCGGAGATCATTTCGGTGTCGGTGCGGCATACGCTGGTTCGGGCGCGGCGCGAGCCTGTGTGGGGGCGGTTTCTCATCCGCGAGGGCTTCTCGGCGCGCGTGCTGACACATGGCCTCGGCCAGCGCCTGCGGCGCGATATCGAGCGCGGCATCGCGGCGAAGCGGTTTGTCGTGGCGGACCCATTCATTGGCTTCCTGTCGGTCGGCGGCACGGTGCTCACCGCCATCTCGGCAGAGCTCAACTTTCTGGCGCCCGGTGCGCCGGCTGCCGACATCCTCAAGGAACTGGGTTTTACGGGGGAGCATTTCCCCGAACGCACGGCAGCGGTGCTGCTCCAAACGCTGGGGCTCAAACGCGCCGAGGCCGAGAAGGTGGCCGCCCGGCCGCTGCCCGTTGTGGAGATTGCAGACAGCGCAAGCTGA
- a CDS encoding bifunctional 3-(3-hydroxy-phenyl)propionate/3-hydroxycinnamic acid hydroxylase, which translates to MVANLLARHGVSVMAVDKAPDIYMAPRAIALDNEALRILQQAGIGEGDFETVAIPHVRMHSPWLGEFGRVNTLGSLDGHPKLVTFYQPDLERCLRARLAAHEGVHIALGTTLLSVTNLPDCVMASLDVGQGQVHRVRARYVVGADGASSLVRHLIGQEFRGTTYAEDWLIVDARHVPKPIDHVEFLCDHRRPTPHMVAPGARERWEFMLQPGERREEMESDSRIRALLAPWTDVDSITIERKAVYRFHARTVDRFSVGRVFLVGDAAHITPPFVGQGLVAGLRDAANLSWKLAWVLQGRADARILDSYDEERRPHAKAMINLARFMGKLVMPRSAPIALLTHGLMRLTRLVPGLRSQFEELRIKPKNAFKTGLFVKGCSSTKLTRGGVIPQGWIRNAEGRMCLSDDVLGHGYTLVSFGGDASTALQPATAAAFERLGGAFVQIAHRGQRLHCEASGVWEDINGTFLPDAVPVGWAAVVRPDRTVVHDGPAAEADRLVRESLALLGSEPEPVSATAAAVQSA; encoded by the coding sequence ATGGTGGCCAATCTGCTGGCGCGCCACGGCGTGAGCGTGATGGCCGTCGACAAGGCGCCCGACATCTACATGGCCCCGCGTGCCATTGCGCTGGACAACGAAGCCCTGCGCATCCTGCAGCAGGCGGGGATTGGCGAGGGCGATTTCGAAACGGTGGCCATCCCGCATGTGCGCATGCATTCGCCCTGGCTCGGCGAATTCGGCCGGGTCAATACGCTGGGCAGCCTGGACGGCCATCCGAAGCTCGTTACGTTCTATCAGCCCGATCTGGAGCGCTGCCTGCGGGCACGCTTGGCGGCGCACGAGGGCGTGCATATCGCGCTGGGCACGACGCTGCTCAGCGTCACCAATCTGCCGGACTGCGTAATGGCTTCGCTCGATGTCGGGCAAGGTCAGGTACACCGGGTCCGCGCTCGCTACGTGGTGGGGGCTGACGGCGCAAGTTCGCTGGTGCGCCACCTGATCGGCCAGGAATTCCGCGGCACGACGTACGCGGAGGACTGGCTCATCGTCGACGCGCGTCATGTGCCCAAGCCGATCGACCACGTTGAATTCCTCTGCGACCACCGACGTCCTACGCCGCACATGGTCGCCCCGGGTGCGCGCGAGCGCTGGGAGTTCATGCTCCAGCCAGGCGAGCGCCGCGAAGAGATGGAATCGGACAGCCGTATCCGCGCATTGCTGGCACCGTGGACGGACGTTGACAGCATCACGATCGAACGCAAGGCGGTCTATCGCTTTCACGCCCGAACCGTCGACCGGTTCAGCGTGGGCCGCGTGTTTCTTGTCGGTGACGCCGCGCACATTACGCCGCCGTTTGTCGGCCAAGGGCTGGTCGCCGGGCTGCGAGACGCTGCCAACTTGAGCTGGAAGCTGGCCTGGGTGCTGCAAGGGCGGGCAGATGCGCGGATTCTCGACAGCTACGACGAGGAGCGCCGTCCGCATGCGAAAGCCATGATCAATCTCGCGCGGTTCATGGGCAAGCTGGTGATGCCGCGCAGCGCCCCGATCGCGCTGTTGACGCACGGCCTGATGCGCCTGACCCGGCTCGTGCCCGGCTTGCGCTCGCAGTTTGAAGAGCTGCGCATCAAGCCGAAGAATGCGTTCAAGACCGGCCTCTTTGTTAAAGGCTGCTCGTCGACCAAGCTGACGCGCGGCGGCGTGATCCCCCAGGGCTGGATCAGGAATGCGGAGGGGCGCATGTGCCTGAGCGACGACGTGCTCGGCCACGGCTACACGCTCGTCAGTTTTGGCGGCGACGCCAGCACGGCACTCCAACCTGCAACGGCAGCTGCGTTTGAGCGTCTGGGCGGTGCGTTCGTCCAGATCGCGCATCGAGGCCAGCGTTTGCATTGCGAGGCGTCCGGTGTTTGGGAAGACATCAACGGCACGTTTCTTCCCGACGCGGTACCGGTTGGTTGGGCGGCCGTCGTGCGCCCAGATCGCACGGTAGTCCACGACGGGCCAGCCGCCGAGGCAGACCGCCTCGTTCGCGAAAGCCTGGCGCTACTGGGTAGCGAACCTGAACCCGTCTCCGCAACTGCCGCCGCTGTTCAATCCGCTTGA
- a CDS encoding VOC family protein, translating into MKLTTAQPARHPQPTTKALALAYLMFDRPDLEQAERFLNDFGLVTVQRDEATLLLRGTGPAPFCYVVRKAPKAAFAGFGLQVAGRAALDALAKLPGASTVESSGWPGGGYRVRLVDPSGFRVDAIAGQAPAAELPHRAPLSLNSADAPLRINETQRPPVGAPEVIRLGHVVLELADFQATCAWYTQHFGFIPSDVQVLPDGSPAVAFMRLDLGDTPADHHTLALAQGFVSKYSHSAFELIDADAVGMGHRLLREQGWKHAWGLGRHILGSQIFDYWQDPWGDKHEHYCDGDLFTAEQPTGVHPVSREAMSQWGQSMPATFTKPKLTPAAIAALIRNLRHSPDLTFRKLVTLARLFA; encoded by the coding sequence ATGAAACTCACCACAGCACAGCCCGCACGCCATCCGCAGCCGACGACGAAGGCGTTGGCGCTTGCTTACCTGATGTTCGATCGGCCCGATCTTGAGCAGGCCGAGCGGTTCCTCAACGACTTTGGTCTCGTGACGGTCCAGCGCGACGAGGCGACATTGCTCTTGCGCGGAACCGGCCCGGCGCCGTTTTGCTATGTCGTGCGCAAGGCGCCAAAGGCGGCGTTTGCCGGCTTTGGTTTGCAGGTCGCCGGCCGCGCAGCGTTGGACGCGTTGGCGAAACTGCCTGGGGCATCGACCGTGGAGTCGTCGGGGTGGCCGGGTGGTGGCTATCGCGTGCGTCTTGTCGATCCGTCGGGGTTCCGTGTTGATGCCATTGCTGGTCAGGCGCCGGCAGCCGAGTTGCCGCACCGCGCTCCGTTGTCGCTGAACTCAGCGGACGCCCCATTGCGCATCAACGAAACGCAGCGGCCGCCCGTGGGAGCGCCGGAGGTGATTCGCCTCGGGCATGTCGTGTTGGAGCTTGCTGACTTTCAGGCGACGTGTGCCTGGTACACGCAGCACTTCGGGTTCATCCCGAGCGACGTCCAGGTGCTGCCGGATGGCTCGCCTGCGGTTGCCTTCATGCGGCTGGATCTGGGCGACACGCCGGCCGATCACCACACGCTCGCGCTGGCTCAGGGTTTTGTTTCGAAGTACAGCCACAGTGCCTTCGAGCTCATCGATGCCGATGCCGTCGGCATGGGGCATCGCCTGCTGCGCGAGCAGGGGTGGAAGCACGCTTGGGGGCTGGGCCGGCACATCCTCGGCAGCCAGATCTTCGACTACTGGCAAGACCCATGGGGCGACAAGCACGAGCACTACTGCGACGGTGACCTGTTCACCGCAGAGCAACCGACCGGCGTCCACCCGGTCAGCCGCGAGGCCATGTCGCAGTGGGGCCAGTCGATGCCCGCCACGTTCACCAAGCCCAAGCTGACACCGGCCGCCATTGCGGCACTCATCCGCAACCTGCGCCACAGCCCCGACCTGACGTTTCGCAAGCTGGTCACGCTGGCCCGGCTCTTTGCCTGA